Below is a genomic region from Sinorhizobium meliloti.
GAAAGGGCTTCGCAGCTGGTGAGGAACGCGTCAGATGTTGTTCTTCAGCACGTCGCGCAGCTTGTCGAAAAGCTCGTCGATCTGTCGCTTTTCGATGATCAGCGGCGGCGACAATGCAATGATGTCGCCCGTGGTGCGGATCAGGAGGCCTTTCTCATAGGCCTTCAAGAAGGCCGAGAAGGCGCGCTTCGTCGGCTCCCCTGCGATCGGCTCGAGCTCGACCGCGCCGATCAGTCCGATATTGCGGATGTCGATGACATGCGGGCAGTCCTTCAGCGAGTGCAGCGCCTCCTCCCAATAGGGGGCAAGCTCGGCGGCGCGCGTCAGCAGGCCTTCTTCCCTGTAGGTGTCCAGCGTTCCGAGTGCCGCTGCCGAGGCGATCGGATTGCCCGAATAGGTGTAGCCGTGGAAGAACTCGATAAGGTGTTCCGGCCCGGTCATGAAGGCATCGTGGATTTCCGATGTCACGAAGACCGCGCCCATCGGAATGACGCCGTTGGTAAGCCCCTTGGCCGTGGTGATGATGTCGGGCTTCACGTCGAAATATTGAGCGGCGAAGGGCGTGCCGAGACGGCCATAGCCGGTGATCACCTCGTCGAAGATCAACAGGATGCCGTGCTTGGTGCAGATTTCGCGCAGCTTCTGGAGATAGCCCTTCGGCGGGATGAGAACACCGGTCGAGCCGGCGACGGGCTCGACGATGACTGCTGCGACCGTCGAGGCGTCATGCAGGGTGACGATGCGCTCGAGTTCGGCTGCGAGATCGGCGCCGTGCTCGGGCTCGCCGCGGCTAAAGGCGTTCTTGGCCGGCAGGTGCGTGTGTGGAAGGTGGTCGACGCCCGTCAACAGCGTGCCGAACATCTTGCGGTTGGCGACGATGCCGCCGACCGAGATGCCGCCGAAGTTGACGCCGTGATAGCCGCGTTCGCGGCCGATGAGCCGGAAGCGCGAGCCATTGCCCTTGGCGCGGTGGTAGGCGAGAGCGACCTTCAAGGCGGTATCGACCGACTCCGACCCTGAGTTGGTGTAGAGAACGTGGTTCATGCCCTCGGGCGCGATATCGACCAGCCGATTTGCGAGCTCGAAGGCTTTCGGATGGCCGAGCTGGAAGGCCGGCGCGTAGTCGAGTTCGCCCGCCTGTTCGCGAATCGCCTCGGTGATTTTCGGCCGACAGTGGCCTGCATTGACGCACCAGAGCCCCGCGGTCCCATCGAGAACCGTCCGCCCGTCATGGGTGGTGTAATACATGTCCTTGGCGCCGACGAACAGCCGCGGCTCCTTCTTGAACTGCCGGTTCGCCGTGAACGGCATCCAGAAGGCGCTGAGATCGTTGGGCGTGGTGTTCAGGCGGTTGGACATGTGTTTCCTCCTCGTCGAGTCCCGGCAATCCGGATTTGCCAGGCCGGATTCTTTACCCGCTGGTCAAACTATCAGCCCGCCGATGGGCGTCAAGCCAGGCGAAACGATCCGCTTTTCACGGCCTGGATCACGGCACTCAGCGTGTCCTCCCGGGTGTGTCCTTCGGTCGGGAGAACATGCCGTTCAAGGGGGCCGAGCGATGAGAGTTGCTGATGAAGCGCTGCGATGGGCACCGGGTCGGTCAACGTGTCCCCGCCGCGCTGTTGGCAGCGCCGGATGGCTACATCGAGCGGCGGACGCAGAACGACGTAGTGGAGCGGTGCCGTTATTTTCCTGAATGGTTCCAGGAACCACGGTCCGACGATCCCGTCCACAACGACGAAATAGCCGCCACGTGCGTAGGTTGCGGCCACTTTCGTCAGCACATCGACGACGACGGCGTTTTGTTGGTGAGCTTCAGGCAAATAGGGTGGGATCGCCCCGTTCTTGATGAAATGCCAGAAGTCGTCGCAGTGAAGATGGACCTTCGACGATCCGGGCTCTGCGGCGAGCGCCTGCGCTGTCGTGGTCTTTCCGGAGCCGGGTGGCCCGGTGAGGACGAGAATTTCGCTTTCAAGGTTCATGGCGCGATCATGTAGCACGATGCTGCGGGCCAGTCAGCGACAGGACGGAGGAGAAGGCTGCTCACCCGCCAAAAATGAAGCCCCGCGATCGGATCGGCGGGGCTTGAGGAGGCGGTGCTGTTCGGTCGAAGGACGTCTTGGGAGATTACGCCGATTTGCGAACGAGAGGCTTTTCTTCCAC
It encodes:
- a CDS encoding aspartate aminotransferase family protein translates to MSNRLNTTPNDLSAFWMPFTANRQFKKEPRLFVGAKDMYYTTHDGRTVLDGTAGLWCVNAGHCRPKITEAIREQAGELDYAPAFQLGHPKAFELANRLVDIAPEGMNHVLYTNSGSESVDTALKVALAYHRAKGNGSRFRLIGRERGYHGVNFGGISVGGIVANRKMFGTLLTGVDHLPHTHLPAKNAFSRGEPEHGADLAAELERIVTLHDASTVAAVIVEPVAGSTGVLIPPKGYLQKLREICTKHGILLIFDEVITGYGRLGTPFAAQYFDVKPDIITTAKGLTNGVIPMGAVFVTSEIHDAFMTGPEHLIEFFHGYTYSGNPIASAAALGTLDTYREEGLLTRAAELAPYWEEALHSLKDCPHVIDIRNIGLIGAVELEPIAGEPTKRAFSAFLKAYEKGLLIRTTGDIIALSPPLIIEKRQIDELFDKLRDVLKNNI
- a CDS encoding ATP-binding protein — its product is MNLESEILVLTGPPGSGKTTTAQALAAEPGSSKVHLHCDDFWHFIKNGAIPPYLPEAHQQNAVVVDVLTKVAATYARGGYFVVVDGIVGPWFLEPFRKITAPLHYVVLRPPLDVAIRRCQQRGGDTLTDPVPIAALHQQLSSLGPLERHVLPTEGHTREDTLSAVIQAVKSGSFRLA